The DNA segment CGAGGATGTGGGGATGGGCGGGAATCCGGTAGCCGGACATGCCGAGGGGCGTGGAGATGAATGGCACGGCGGCCTTCAGCAGGTCGGCGACCTTCAGCTTGATCCCGCAGCCGTGGATGTCGGGGACGCAGAACAGGCCGTCGCCGTCGAATGGCAGGCCGTCGCCGGGAAACCGCCCGTGGCCGTGGATGCCCCGGTCCGGAGCGTCGTAGCTCTCGGAGCCCCGGCCAAACAAGTGGAATTCCGCCGCGGGCACCCGCGCTCGGAGAGCCGGCACGACCTGGCGGCAGGTCATCTCCAATCCCACCGCGGTGTGGGAAGCGCCTGCGCTGCCCAGGAAGACCAGCCGTGGAGCCGATGGAGGACGGATCACGGGGGAAGCCTCCAGATCCGGCGCCACCACCGGCCAGCACTCGCCGCGCATCAGCGGAAACAGGAGCTTCGCGAAGGCCAGTTCCTCTTCGGTGATGAGGATCAGTGTCGCCCGCTTGTCCCTGAGCACCTCTCCCTCCAGCGGGGAGTGAAGGCGCATGTTGACGTCGTGGCGGAAGCTGCTGGGGGGCCGCGTCAGCAGTTGCCGCGCCCGCGCCAGGCTGAAGAAGTTGTGGGACCGGACGCGGATCCGCGCCTGGGGGAAGAGGCGCCGGAGGGCGGGATAGAAGAAGATCTCGCCCGCGAAGATGTCGTCGAAACCCCCATCGATGCCCGCGAGGCAGGCTTTCATCGCCTCGACGGAGACTTCGTAGGGGGCCCTTCCCCGCAGGATGTTCCAGGCCTTTTCCCGCGCCGTGGGCATTCCCAAGGTCCGCACCGGCCCGGCCGCGGACGTCGGCGCATGGGTCCGGCACACCACGACGTCCTCGGGCCCCGGCGCGAGCCGCGCGGCATCGGCGGTGGCGGCGATGCTGTAGCCGTCGGACAGGCCCAGCTCGCAGGGGAAGATCAGCAGCCGCCGTGTCGCCATGTCGCCTCGCGGAAAGTCATTCGGGGACCCGGGTCAGGTGCGGCTCCAGGTCCTCCCGGCAGGAGGCGAGGAACCGCTCGATGTCCTGGAACAGGGGCGCGTGGATCCGCAGCCAGTCCTCGTCCCGGTCCCACCAGCGGAGTTTCAGAAGATGCTCGATGGTGGCGTCGTCGAACCGCTGGCCGATCTTGCGGGCGGGCACGCCGGCGTAGATCGCATAGGGCTCCACGTCGGACCGCACCAGGGAACCCGCCGCGAGGATGGCCCCGTCGCCCACCGTCACGCCTTCGAGCAGCTTCACGCCGTGGCTGATCAGGACGTCGTTGCCGATGACGACGCAGTACCGATCCTCCGGGTCCGCGAAGGCGTACTCGTCGAACAGCTGGGTCGGGGTGTAGGTGAAGCCCGCCTGCTTCTGCAGCGAATAGAAGGCCGGATGGGTGGACACGAACGCGGCGGTGGGGTGCCGCCCCAGGATGGTGGCGACCTCGGCGCTGATCGAGCAGTAGCGCCCGATGGATCCGGAGATCCGGCAGCGCTCCCCCAGATAGGATCCGTAGCCCAGCCGGCCATCGAAGGTGGTCCCGTCCAGGATCGTGTTTCCGCCTTCCAGCTCGCTGTGGAACCCGATGTGGCAGTGCTTCCCGATGCGGATGCCGCGCCGCCGCGCCAGGAGGGAGAACTTTCCCCACTTCACCAGCTTCTTGAGGACGCCCAGCATCGGATCACCCCTTTCCCACGAGCTTGGCCCGGACCCGCCGCGCCGCCGCGCGCAGGGAATAGCGGAGAAGGGCCTTGTAGGACACGTTCCGGACGTCGTACTTCACGACGGCGTCCTCCACGGGCGACGGAACCGCGGGCGCCGCTGTCTTCGTGTCGTACAGGCGGATCGCTCCGCCGGGCAGGCCGTGGAGGACGTTCGCCTCGTGCGGCCGGAAGGCGAAGTCGAAGGACCTCACCAGCCGATAAGGCGCGGCCTCCAGGGTCAGCCAGTAGCGCGCACCGCCGCGGTTCCCCTTGATTCCGTAGAGGTCCACGCAGAGGTCATCGGCGTCGATGTCCAAAGCGCGGGCGAGGGCCTTCGACTCGAAGAACGCGTCGTACACCGCCCGCGACTCGTCGAGCCGGGGAAACCGGTAAGTCCTCGCGCCCTCCTGCAGGGGGATCTGATAGCCGTTCTCCTGCCCAGCGTTGTGCTGGCCCTTGTCGCTGAAGTTGGTGGACAGCCCCGTGCGGGGATACACGAAGAAGCGCCCCGTCTCGATGCAGTAGCGGATGTGGTACTTCAGCCAGGAGTGCGCGGACCACTGCGTCACGTTGGGGGGAATCGCGGGATCCGGGCGGAAGT comes from the Geothrix sp. 21YS21S-4 genome and includes:
- a CDS encoding CatB-related O-acetyltransferase; this encodes MLGVLKKLVKWGKFSLLARRRGIRIGKHCHIGFHSELEGGNTILDGTTFDGRLGYGSYLGERCRISGSIGRYCSISAEVATILGRHPTAAFVSTHPAFYSLQKQAGFTYTPTQLFDEYAFADPEDRYCVVIGNDVLISHGVKLLEGVTVGDGAILAAGSLVRSDVEPYAIYAGVPARKIGQRFDDATIEHLLKLRWWDRDEDWLRIHAPLFQDIERFLASCREDLEPHLTRVPE